One genomic region from Spirulina subsalsa PCC 9445 encodes:
- a CDS encoding Uma2 family endonuclease, with amino-acid sequence MNPSSLKSPLIYPEPDGAPMAESDPARDYLIYGVEALKHYFNPRSDVYISGNLWLSYEQGVPDAVVCPDVFVVFGVENRPRRSYRVWEENNRIPDWILEVTSRSTHRTDERDKPLLYAQMGVREYFQYDPSGDYLNPPLRGRRLVEAEYEILTPEELEGGMLSIPSQVLGLELRVLTDGRLRFFDSVSGEYLRSPEESEQERIQERIRAEQERIRAERERIRAERAERELEQLRNLLRERGINPDNEPT; translated from the coding sequence ATGAACCCTTCCTCCCTCAAAAGTCCCCTCATCTACCCCGAACCAGACGGAGCGCCTATGGCTGAAAGTGATCCCGCTCGTGATTATCTCATCTATGGGGTAGAAGCCCTGAAACACTACTTTAATCCCCGTTCCGATGTCTATATCTCCGGCAATCTGTGGTTATCCTATGAGCAAGGTGTCCCTGATGCCGTAGTTTGCCCAGATGTCTTTGTCGTGTTTGGAGTAGAAAATCGCCCCCGTCGTAGTTATCGAGTGTGGGAAGAAAACAACCGGATACCCGATTGGATCTTAGAAGTCACCTCTCGCAGCACCCACCGCACCGATGAACGAGACAAACCCCTGTTGTATGCTCAGATGGGAGTGAGGGAGTATTTCCAATATGACCCCAGTGGGGATTATTTAAACCCACCCCTACGAGGACGGCGTTTAGTCGAGGCAGAGTATGAGATTCTGACCCCAGAGGAGTTAGAAGGAGGAATGTTGAGTATTCCCTCACAGGTGTTAGGTTTAGAGTTGCGGGTATTAACCGATGGTCGTTTGCGGTTTTTCGACTCGGTATCAGGGGAGTATTTGCGGAGTCCAGAGGAGTCGGAACAGGAACGGATACAAGAACGAATCCGGGCTGAACAAGAACGAATCCGGGCTGAACGGGAACGAATCCGGGCTGAACGGGCCGAACGCGAATTAGAACAACTGCGCAATCTCCTCAGAGAACGAGGCATTAACCCCGATAACGAACCCACCTAG